Part of the Canis aureus isolate CA01 chromosome 3, VMU_Caureus_v.1.0, whole genome shotgun sequence genome, TCTAGGCTTAAGGCCTGGTCCCTGCTTAGAGTCCTCCCTCACCCTGGGGGATAGGGCTCTTTGCTCTCTTCTGGGCAGAtctcccctggggcctggggcttgGCTTTGCCTGGGTCTTCCATGGAGAGACCCTAGAATCAGGCTAAGCAGAGGTCCAGGAACAACTGTGACCTTGAGCTGAAATGACAGGCCAATGCAGAGGTTGTCTTGTCCTGGCCCCTGCCTCCACACAATGGCCCCTGCCCAGAAAAACCTGGAGCGGATTCCAGGGCCAGCACGCAGCCTGCCTGCAGTATGTTCCCTCCTGCTCTGTAACCTGGAATTGCAGCATTGCCCTCCCACCCTCTGGTGGCCAAGCCTATCTCCTCACCCGGCCCCAGGAGAGGCTCCTGGGAGGGGTGAGAATAGGAGACTGCCTATCCAGCTCTGTTTCAGAGGCCCTGCTAGTCCCTGGCTGCCGGGCAACGTGGGAGGGATGAGCTGGCCACAGGTGAGCAAGGCAGGAAACTGCAGTACAGCCCCTGCCATGGGAGGGGCCACCTCTGGCCAGTGCTGCTGTGCCTTCAAGGACCAACATGTCATGTGGGGGCAGAGATCATCAGCTAGCCACTGTGTCGGTTCTCTGCatctcaccacccccaccccctaccgcCCCTCGCTCAGGCTGGCCCATTTGTCACATTGGGTTTTTACTCTGTGTATTTCATATCCTATGGCAATACTTGCAGGGAGACATGGTACCCCAAAGTCCCTCCAGTTCTGGTTTTTACAAGAAAATAGAGGACCCCAAACGGAGGACCCTGGGGCTCCCTCTCACACTTTGTGAGCCTCCAGGCTTATTTGCTGCGTTCATAAGCAGCAGGACCTTAGGCTCACAGGGGAGGGAGCTCGGTCTTCATACCACCACCCACCTAGAGCCAGGGATACATTTGTAGTTTTTTGACAACTGAGCATTTCTTTTCTGTACAGAATACAATAAAAACTTCCTATGATTTGCACCTGGCATTCCAAGGCTGGTTTCATGAAAACACACTTTTCTAGAATAGAGCTAGCCATCTGCCCCCAAACGTCTCCCTCTCTGGGGCCCAAATTCCTCCTAGTGTGCCCCCCTTTGGGGTGGTGCCCTTTTTCTAAGCAAGGGCTGCAGCCCCACCCAAGGAGTGAGGCTGGCCTGGAGCAGCAACGGGATGGAGAGGTAGGGTGTGCCCCCAAAGCCCTAATAGCAGAAGCCCTGGGAGTGCAGCTGGTAGCCTCGGCCCCAGATATGGCTATGGCCTCAGGGGCGTCTAGCCCCTGCGGGGGTTGGTTGGTTCAGGAGGGCAAGCGTAGGGCcgggccggggtggggtggggggttgcagCTCGCCGCCTCCGGAGTAGGAATTTCAAGGCCGCGCGCTGGGTCCGCAGTGTAATGTCGCCACCTAGTGGCTAGCAGAGGGATGAGGGCGGCTGTCCCGGGCCCCCGTCCGCCCGCCCCGCGCAGTAGGGGGCCGAGACCCAAGAGGCCTCCCCCCAGACCGCCACAGCCGGGACCCCTTCCCGCCCGTGCTCCATCCAGAGAGCCCAATGGGTGGAGTGGGGGAGCCTGGCCGCCCTCTCCTCGCAGTGTAACCAGAACCGGTTTAGCACACAGGCAAAGCAGGGGCCCTCCTAAAGGAGAAATGTTTTATAGAAGTCGGTATTTGTAGCTCAAAAGATGCACCCAAGTCGGCATCGTGGGAGAAATTTGGACCTTCACGGTCTCTTTACACCCATTTCACAGGTTTGCCCTGTCTGCGTTCTGGATTTCAAGCTGGAAGTGCCCGGATGTCTTCCGGGGCTCGGCGCGGGATTCCCGttccccctccccaggctggTCCTTGAGAACCGGGACCCCGGGCTAGAGTCCGAGCACAGTCGTGACCTCATTTTCGGACGCGCAAACGGGGGCAGGCTGTCGAGGGCCGCGGGCTCGGCGGCTGCCCCAGAGGTCGGGAGGCGGGGACCCTCGGGCGGCGCGCGGGGAGGTGCGGGCGAAGCGCGCGGTGGGCGGAGCATCCTGCGGGGCCCGCGGCGCAGCTCCGAGCGCTCGGGGCGGGTCttcgggcggggcggggcggggcgggccggggcgggccgggtgGGCCGCGCCGCGTGCGGAGGGGGTGGGGATCCGCGGCAGCCGAGGGGGTCCGAGGGGGTCCGAGgtgggggcgggccgggggcccCTCGCCGGCGGGGCGGGACCCGGCTCGCTTTGTGCCGGTGGGAACCGGGCGTCCTCGGCCGGCTGAATGGGCCGGGGCGGGGCAGCGATTCTCCTCGCTGCGAGGGGTCCGCTCTGCGCCGCTGCCGACGGCGACCTTCCCACCGCGGcgaggctgcggggcgggggcgggggggggcgggctgcCCGCCGGGAGCCCTGGGAACGAGGCGCGGCCCGGGACGTCCCCTCCCAGCCCCGCGagaaggtggggaggagagacGGGGGTCTGGCTTGAGTCGGTGGGGCTGCGGTGGGGGCGGACCCCGGCCCCCTGCGGCTCCGTGTGTGTCCTCGCGTTCGCGGGCACGCGGCCCCCTCCCAGCCGCCCCtgcctggggccggggccggggccggggccgacGACTGGGGTCCCGCCGTCGCCGCGGGCGCGCCCTCACCGGCCTCTGCGTCCCCAGGCCAGACGAGGGCCCCCTTGAGTCCGAGGCCGCTCGGGCCCTCACCACGGCCGCCAAACGCCCCGACCCGGCCCCGGGCTCTCGGTGCACTGGCGAGGCGCCGGCTGCGGCCCCGGGACGCTGGAGGACGGGCCGGGGAGATCCCCAGGGAAGAGGAGCCGCGGACCGGAGCCGCCGGGGACCGGAGCGGGGCCCCACAGGGCTGGGGCACAGGGCCCGAGCGGCGCGGCGGCCTCGGGGCTCCGGCCGGCGCTGTCCATGGTGCTGCCACCTGCGCGCTCGTGCGCCAGGGGGCAGCGcaggccgccgccgccctccTCTCCGCGCCGCAGAAGCTGGCTGACGCCGGGCAGGCCGCTGCGGAAGCCCGACGGGAACTCAACTCCGCCGGGGACCGGCCAGagccctggggggaggggggcggacgGGAGAAATGTGAGGgcgagggaagaggaggggaggaggagcggtggagaaggggaagggggggaCGGGGAGGAAGagtggcagggaggaaggggaggaaccAGGCAACCCGAATTTCTTTCCCAGGGTCCAGATCTTCGCCCACCCGGATCACAACTGCACGGGTCTGCAATGTCTTTGCAGCCTCCTGCCTCCGGCAGTCTgcggccccctcctcccccagctgccCACTGCCTCAGCTTTCTTCTCCatccatttttcctttatctGGCCTTGTCATGTCCGTGGCTCTGACCCAAGTCATCCCCACCCCGCAGCTCCTCACCCTGCCCTTCCGGGTGCCCTCCCACCTTGCACCGAGTTCTGAAGACTTTTCATGTACTTGACGCTCAGCTCCAGGATGTCTGCCTTCTCCAGCTTGCGTTTCCGGATCTGCAGATCCGTGGAAAAGGCTCTTAGTGGGGCAGTCCAACTTGGAGGAGACGAGGTTAGGGGTGGGGGGGTTGTATCACCCCCACCTCACCAGGTCCCCACATCTCACCTGGTGTGAGTAGTGTTTTTCCAGCAATGACTTCAGCTGCTCCAGGGATACGTTGATGCGTGCCCGTCGCTTCTTCTCCATGAGCGGCTTGGAGATCTGTGGAGGGGTGGCATTTTAGGGGAGGGCCACAGTCCTCTCCATGTCAGTCCCATCCCACCCCCGGCTTGGCAGGGTCCCCAGACTGTGCCCTTCAGGGCCCCCAGACCTTGCGGAAGCTGCTGGCatggccaccagagctgccctgggtCCCAGGCTTAGTGCCCATGTTGTCGTTATCTGCGCCTGTGGGAGGCAGTGCCGC contains:
- the HES3 gene encoding transcription factor HES-3, translated to MEKKRRARINVSLEQLKSLLEKHYSHQIRKRKLEKADILELSVKYMKSLQNSVQGLWPVPGGVEFPSGFRSGLPGVSQLLRRGEEGGGGLRCPLAHERAGGSTMDSAGRSPEAAAPLGPCAPALWGPAPVPGGSGPRLLFPGDLPGPSSSVPGPQPAPRQCTESPGPGRGVWRPW